One Sagittula stellata E-37 genomic window carries:
- a CDS encoding response regulator, which translates to MNVLILEDNAELALLWSRHIERRGAAVTCATGLESAVAALEGSRFDVLLLDIECAGGAALTVSDLAAYRDPKARVIFVTASRFFSDGLLFSICPNTCAYLHSGTPAKDIADMVEHYTAVRA; encoded by the coding sequence ATGAACGTCCTCATTCTGGAAGACAACGCAGAGCTCGCCCTGCTCTGGTCACGCCACATTGAACGCCGAGGCGCGGCAGTGACCTGCGCCACGGGGCTGGAAAGCGCCGTCGCCGCGCTGGAGGGCAGCCGGTTCGACGTTCTCCTGCTCGACATCGAGTGCGCGGGCGGCGCGGCGCTGACCGTCTCCGACCTGGCCGCCTACCGTGATCCCAAGGCGCGGGTAATCTTCGTTACCGCGTCGCGCTTCTTTTCGGACGGGTTGTTGTTCAGCATCTGCCCCAACACTTGCGCCTACCTGCACAGCGGCACGCCCGCCAAGGACATCGCCGACATGGTCGAACACTACACGGCCGTGCGCGCCTGA
- a CDS encoding lytic murein transglycosylase: MRRNTLLGLVLAATALSGPVSAQDVPCGGSFSSFVQGLKDQAVAEGHDPATVNRFFSGISQSQSVLKADRRQGIFQDPFITFSRKLISQNRLDTGLRKAREWSGVFDRIQSEYGISPGVLLAFWAFETDYGGYQGDFNTANALVTLAHDCRRPEIFRPQVFSALTLFEHGDFDPATTTGAWAGEIGMVQMLPKDILENGVDGDGDGHVSLKTSPPDALLSGAKMLSHLGWRPNEPWLQEVTLPEDLDWYETGLQTTKTVAEWEQLGVRARSGQLDDGRLEASIIVPQGRKGPAFIAYPNFRVYFEWNQSFTYVLTAAYFGTRLMGAAPYDAGNPEQGLSGDQMKLLQRKLAERGYDVGEIDGILGSGTRNAVRDVQKELGLPADAWPTAALLNRL; the protein is encoded by the coding sequence ATGCGACGCAACACCCTTCTTGGTCTGGTCCTTGCGGCCACGGCCCTGTCCGGCCCGGTTTCTGCACAGGACGTGCCCTGCGGTGGCAGCTTTTCGTCCTTCGTACAGGGGCTGAAGGATCAGGCGGTGGCCGAGGGGCACGACCCCGCGACCGTCAACCGGTTCTTTTCCGGCATCTCGCAAAGCCAGTCGGTGCTGAAAGCGGACCGCCGGCAGGGGATCTTTCAGGATCCGTTCATCACGTTTTCGAGAAAGCTGATCTCTCAGAACCGTCTGGACACCGGCCTGCGGAAAGCGCGTGAATGGTCCGGTGTCTTTGACCGTATACAAAGTGAATACGGCATCTCGCCAGGTGTGCTGCTGGCCTTCTGGGCGTTCGAGACGGACTATGGCGGCTATCAGGGCGACTTCAACACCGCCAATGCGCTGGTGACTCTGGCGCACGATTGCCGCCGCCCCGAGATATTCCGGCCGCAGGTTTTCTCGGCGCTGACGCTGTTTGAGCACGGCGACTTCGACCCGGCGACCACCACCGGTGCGTGGGCCGGAGAAATCGGTATGGTCCAGATGCTGCCGAAGGACATTCTCGAAAACGGGGTGGACGGCGACGGCGACGGGCATGTGTCGCTCAAGACCTCTCCGCCGGATGCGCTGCTGTCCGGGGCAAAGATGCTGTCGCACCTCGGCTGGCGCCCGAATGAGCCTTGGCTGCAGGAGGTGACGCTGCCGGAGGACCTCGACTGGTACGAGACCGGCCTTCAGACCACCAAGACCGTGGCCGAGTGGGAACAACTGGGCGTCCGGGCGCGCAGCGGGCAACTGGACGACGGACGGCTTGAGGCGTCGATCATCGTGCCGCAGGGCCGCAAGGGACCGGCCTTCATCGCCTACCCGAACTTCCGCGTCTATTTCGAATGGAACCAGAGCTTTACGTATGTTCTGACGGCGGCCTACTTCGGCACCCGGCTGATGGGTGCGGCGCCCTACGACGCGGGCAACCCGGAGCAGGGACTGTCCGGCGACCAGATGAAGCTGCTGCAGCGCAAGCTGGCCGAACGGGGGTATGACGTGGGCGAGATCGACGGCATCCTTGGGAGCGGCACGCGCAACGCGGTGCGGGACGTGCAGAAGGAGCTGGGCCTGCCCGCCGACGCATGGCCGACCGCAGCGCTCCTGAACCGGCTGTGA